A stretch of the Aegilops tauschii subsp. strangulata cultivar AL8/78 chromosome 4, Aet v6.0, whole genome shotgun sequence genome encodes the following:
- the LOC109786413 gene encoding U-box domain-containing protein 70-like — protein sequence MTPDSATIICASINTLPTPGPHRAMLPTLAVTNMVLLQFCSMECQGNFFTADKESVFEQLHRVRNELECSKKEASEGEQKAVRNLFEASMMFKARENALRKEKKEVEDRLTKENTGLRKEHLYICKELQKANEQRAEPENSVFGPTSDVALTEFSYAEINEATANFDDCKKIGVGGCATVYKGFLRHTTVAIKKFNREGATGDNEFNDEVETLRRMRHPNLVTLIGVCMEAKALIFEFLSNGSLEDCLQCNDQREPLSWRTRIKIATDICTGLIFLHSNKPKGIAHGDLKPDNVLLDASFVCKLADFGISHHLNVTNTTITPYHRTNQLKGTMGYMDPAYIASGELTAQYDVYSYGVVLMRLLTNKSPLGLPHVVEAAIREGTLLDLIDTSAGEWPPECAEELARLALRCCRLERKERPNLAKEVWGVLQAMMNIQDQKCGPPTFFICPMTQEIMRDPHIAADGSTYEGDAMKDWFQMGNKISPMAYVNFAHHELIPNNALRFAIQEWQKRQQP from the exons atgacgccagacagtgCTACCATCATATGCGCGTCCATCAACACACTTCCAACTCCGGGACCTCACCGCGCCATGCTGCCGACACTCGCCGTCACCAACATG GTACTTCTTCAGTTCTGCTCAATGGAGTGTCAGGGAAACTTTTTCACTGCAGACAAGGAGTCAG TGTTTGAGCAACTACACCGAGTCCGCAATGAACTGGAGTGCTCGAAAAAAGAAGCATCCGAGGGCGAGCAGAAAGCCGTAAGGAATCTGTTTGAAGCTTCTATGATG TTCAAAGCACGGGAGAATGCACTCcgcaaagaaaaaaaagaggtaGAGGATAGGCTGACCAAAGAAAACACTGGACTCAGAAAAGAACACCTCTATATATGCAAAGAGCTGCAAAAGGCAAATGAGCAAAGAGCAGAACCGGAGAATAGTGTATTTGGCCCTACTAGTGATGTTGCCTTAACAGAGTTCAGCTACGCAGAGATAAATGAAGCGACGGCCAACTTTGATGACTGCAAAAAGATTGGGGTTGGTGGGTGTGCAACGGTCTACAAGGGATTTCTACGACATACTACTGTAGCCATAAAGAAATTCAACCGTGAAGGCGCAACAGGAGATAATGAGTTTAATGACGAG GTAGAAACACTTCGAAGGATGAGGCATCCGAACCTTGTGACCCTGATAGGAGTGTGCATGGAGGCCAAAGCGTTGATCTTCGAATTCTTGTCGAACGGAAGCCTAGAGGATTGTCTGCAATGCAACGACCAAAGAGAGCCACTCTCATGGCGAACGCGCATCAAAATCGCTACCGACATCTGCACGGGACTTATCTTCCTCCACTCCAACAAACCAAAAGGCATTGCACATGGTGATCTCAAGCCTGACAATGTCCTTCTCGATGCCAGCTTTGTTTGCAAACTGGCAGACTTTGGGATCTCTCATCACTTGAATGTAACAAACACCACTATCACCCCGTATCACCGAACAAACCAACTCAAGGGCACAATGGGATACATGGACCCAGCATACATTGCCTCAGGGGAGCTCACAGCACAGTATGACGTCTACTCCTATGGAGTAGTGTTGATGCGATTGCTAACTAATAAGAGCCCCCTAGGCCTTCCACATGTTGTGGAGGCAGCCATTAGAGAAGGCACGTTGCTAGATCTAATTGATACTTCTGCAGGGGAATGGCCACCTGAGTGTGCTGAAGAGTTGGCAAGACTAGCACTGCGTTGTTGCCGGTTAGAACGAAAGGAGCGGCCTAATCTTGCAAAGGAGGTCTGGGGTGTCTTGCAAGCTATGATGAATATTCAAGACCAGAAATGTGGGCCACCAACGTTTTTCATCTGTCCAATGACACAG GAGATCATGAGGGATCCACACATTGCTGCTGATGGATCCACATATGAAGGTGACGCCATGAAGGACTGGTTTCAAATGGGGAACAAAATTTCCCCCATGGCCTACGTCAACTTTGCACACCATGAGTTGATACCGAACAATGCCCTTCGTTTTGCAATTCAAGAATGGCAAAAGCGACAACAACCGTGA
- the LOC109786402 gene encoding LOW QUALITY PROTEIN: uncharacterized protein (The sequence of the model RefSeq protein was modified relative to this genomic sequence to represent the inferred CDS: substituted 1 base at 1 genomic stop codon): MLTSRCVFITAVLQLLISFLAVAGEPQIGLPGCQTRCGDVSVSYPFGMGPKKCYWPGLKLTCDDRGSKPPRLLLGDGGAGAFEVVEISLEKLTMRVVSHKLQAININMSSGGSGRLSLGYTYTEAIGGAPYFLQHLANEMILTGCNVQATLRWKGEIVNRCASFCPIFTDDNGSPLPAQYFAADYNSNSCSNLGCCQSSILSSSTSYDAKKEKHGCFGHCERLPGYVSCRCPQGTHGNYSIPGGCVADTNTGNLALIIGLSAASGPFILLLVLRILVLSSDFKEQKLRMLRRKFFTQNRGQLLKQLVSHRADIAERMLISLEELQKATNNFDQARRLGGGRHGTVYKGILSDLHVVAIKKSNIVVKREIDEFINEVAILSQINHRNIVKLRGCCLETEVPLLAYEFISNGTLSDHLHTEEPRSLTWXDRLRITTETCKALAYLHSAVSVPVIHRDIKPSNILLDDALTAKVSDFGASRYIAMNQTGTTTAVQGTIGYLDPTYYYSRRLTESSDVYSFGVLLIELLTRRKPSLYRSNEGVGLVMEFVALLAEGNLSEILDPPVVEEGGSEVEDVANLAVSCVKLRAEERPTMRQVEMALEALQARKEHVMGDLIEETNGKKHAAPNCPSTSKRPKGSEATRCYSQEEEVLRTTNPLRLDGRAQDDSVVGRRGGIDGPDRDGNLSQLCATPQVLGALLNAGSRSPDLGQGSRFLLTVTSIISPIDPSSSSSHWTLQLLARLHGISISATRSVSHLSSRFKYQLKCELTLQQMAGVLDALASYVTSMLAEMAKEEVAMLIGVSDGIKDLSIKLGDLKNFLADVDRRNITDDSVRGWVGELKRAMYLATDIVDLCHLKAMEQGQTKDRGCLNPLLFCMRNPLHAHDIGTRIKLLNQNLDDICKRGSSFNFIKLEAYQDQKTTRSPATDRKTNSLIERSGVVGEKIEEDTRALVEVLTREAVGDKSGRLIVVAIVGIGGIGKTTLGKKVFNDEAIEGKFTKKIWLSITQDFTDVELLSTTITAIGADLPGGGGAQDKALLVDALKNSIKDKKFFLVLDDLWDVDAWNKHLMTPFSYGGPGSRVLITTRHDTVARSMKAFHPYHHVDKLAPQDAWSLLKKQVLTGEENEPEVDMLEDIGLQIIAKCDGLPLAVKVMGGLLCKKEKTRRDWQDVLNDDMWSVSQMSKELNYAIYLSYQDLSPYLKQCFLHFSLKPKKTVINDTEIVSMWVGEGLVEGDTYTRSLEEGNKYYKELIVRNLIEVDTDYPSQLICNMHDVIRSFAQFVARDEALLVHSGETIKKKLGAQSFLRLSIETKGVECDEFEWRYLREQKSLRTLIVTGNLKLQSGDSLVTFSSLRTLHIEGVNMAALLEYVCQLKHLRYLALKRTDMCRLPENIHGMKFLQHISLEGCESLMKLPDSIIKLQGLRFLDIDDTLVNSIPRGFRALTNLRVLYGFPAYIDGDWCSLEELGSLSQLNELSLESLENVSSALLAAKARVDAKKQLTYLGLKCGGRVGDGLVQGEVSESKEEEQMIEAVFDVLCPQPCIEYISIKRYFGRRLPGWMTSTVMVPLESLKILVLEHLPCCTQLPDGLCRLPYLEWIKVMNAPVIKCIGPEFVQQYNQLHRPSSQLAATFPKLQQMHFDGMEEWGEWVWETEVKAMPLLEVLRITSCKLGRMPPGLMSHAIALKKLTIRRVRGLHSLENFVSVVELDLYDIPELAMISNIPKLQKLTIKCCPKLEMLQEMAALRRLELRVFRRENQLPVYLPTVKPSHLLLTCSLEVLTSMAEGESSSEWDKFSHIKQVEAYAEEGGDEKKWHVLYTSESSNIQTNIHQDRLVEEEE, encoded by the exons ATGCTAACGAGCCGGTGCGTATTCATCACAGCGGTGCTGCAACTACTAATCTCCTTCCTGGCGGTCGCCGGGGAACCACAAATCGGGCTGCCCGGCTGCCAGACCCGCTGCGGCGACGTGAGCGTGTCGTACCCGTTCGGCATGGGACCCAAGAAGTGCTACTGGCCGGGTTTGAAGCTCACCTGCGACGACCGAGGAAGCAAACCCCCGCGGCTGCTCCTCGGCGATGGTGGCGCTGGTGCATTCGAGGTTGTCGAGATTTCCCTAGAGAAGCTCACGATGCGCGTAGTCAGCCACAAACTACAAGCCATCAACATCAACATGAGCAGCGGCGGCTCTGGCCGGTTGAGCCTCGGTTACACCTACACCGAGGCCATCGGCGGGGCGCCGTACTTCCTGCAGCACCTGGCCAACGAGATGATCCTCACCGGGTGCAACGTGCAGGCGACACTGCGGTGGAAGGGAGAAATCGTCAATCGGTGCGCCTCCTTCTGCCCCATATTTACTGACGACAATGGTAGTCCGCTCCCCGCCCAGTATTTCGCCGCAGACTACAATTCCAACAGCTGCTCCAACTTGGGCTGCTGCCAGTCGTCCATCTTGTCCAGCAGCACGTCCTATGATGCCAAG AAAGAAAAACATGGCTGCTTCGGCCATTGTGAGCGACTGCCCGGATATGTTAGCTGCCGGTGCCCACAAGGAACCCATGGCAACTACTCCATACCCGGGGGCTGTGTCGCAGACACAAACACAG GTAACTTGGCCTTAATCATTGGTTTGTCGGCTGCAAGTGGCCCATTCATTCTACTTTTGGTTCTTCGCATACTCGTATTGTCAAGTGATTTTAAGGAACAAAAGCTGAGGATGTTGAGACGGAAGTTCTTTACTCAAAACCGTGGACAACTGCTGAAGCAGTTGGTATCTCATAGGGCAGACATCGCAGAGAGGATGCTCATTTCGTTAGAAGAGCTACAGAAGGCTACCAACAATTTCGATCAAGCTCGCAGGCTTGGTGGTGGAAGGCATGGCACTGTCTACAAAGGGATCTTATCAGACTTGCATGTTGTGGCTATAAAGAAGTCAAATATTGTTGTGAAAAGAGAAATTGACGAGTTCATCAATGAAGTTGCGATACTCTCGCAGATCAACCACAGGAATATTGTAAAGCTTCGTGGGTGTTGCCTCGAGACAGAAGTCCCTTTATTGGCATACGAGTTCATTTCCAATGGAACACTTAGTGATCATCTTCACACGGAAGAACCAAGATCGTTAACTTGGTAAGATAGGTTAAGGATCACAACCGAAACATGCAAAGCCCTTGCATACCTTCACTCTGCTGTTTCAGTCCCTGTAATACATAGAGATATCAAGCCTTCCAACATACTTCTTGATGATGCCTTGACAGCAAAAGTGTCAGACTTTGGAGCTTCAAGGTACATTGCCATGAATCAAACAGGAACAACAACTGCAGTGCAAGGAACTATAGGTTACTTGGATCCTACATATTATTATAGCAGACGCCTCACAGAAAGTAGCGATGTTTATAGCTTTGGAGTTCTTCTTATTGAATTGCTTACTAGGAGGAAGCCATCTTTGTATAGATCCAATGAAGGCGTTGGGCTTGTCATGGAGTTCGTTGCACTACTTGCAGAAGGCAATCTATCCGAAATACTAGACCCACCAGTTGTAGAAGAGGGAGGTAGCGAAGTCGAAGACGTAGCTAATCTAGCTGTGTCGTGCGTGAAACTGAGAGCAGAGGAGCGACCAACCATGAGGCAAGTGGAGATGGCGCTGGAAGCTCTCCAAGCGCGCAAGGAGCATGTCATGGGTGATTTGATAGAAGAAACAAACGGGAAGAAACATGCGGCACCAAATTGTCCATCGACTAGCAAACGACCAAAGGGAAGTGAAGCAACCAGATGCTATAGCCAAGAAGAAGAG gtgctacgcacgacaaaTCCTTTGCGTCTGGATGGACGAGCGCAGGACGATAGCGTCGTCGGGCGTCGTGGTGGCATCGACGGACCG GACCGAGATGGCAACCTCTCCCAGCTTTGTGCTACACCGCAAGTACTAGGAGCATTGCTGAATGCCGGATCTAGATCCCCAGATCTAGGCCAAGGGTCTCGCTTTCTGCTCACTGTTACTTCTATCATCTCTCCAATCGATCCAAG TTCCAGCTCAAGCCACTGGACCCTGCAACTACTTGCGAGACTGCACGGGATATCTATCTCTGCAACAAGATCCGTCTCTCATCTCTCTAGTCGATTCAAG TACCAGCTCAAGTGTGAGCTAACCCTGCAACAAATGGCGGGGGTTCTGGATGCTTTGGCATCTTACGTGACCAGCATGCTTGCCGAGATGGCCAAAGAGGAGGTGGCCATGCTAATCGGCGTGTCTGACGGGATCAAAGACCTAAGCATCAAGCTTGGGGACCTCAAGAATTTCCTTGCTGATGTTGATAGGAGGAACATTACCGATGATAGTGTGCGGGGGTGGGTGGGCGAACTGAAGCGTGCCATGTACTTGGCCACTGACATCGTCGACCTATGTCATCTCAAGGCCATGGAGCAAGGTCAAACAAAGGACAGGGGGTGCCTTAACCCTCTGCTCTTTTGCATGCGGAATCCCCTCCACGCCCACGACATCGGCACCCGCATCAAGCTCCTCAACCAAAATTTGGATGATATTTGCAAGAGGGGCAGCAGTTTCAATTTCATCAAGCTAGAAGCCTACCAAGACCAAAAGACCACTCGGTCTCCCGCCACTGACCGGAAAACAAATTCACTGATTGAGCGGTCCGGTGTGGTTGGAGAGAAGATCGAGGAGGACACGAGGGCACTTGTGGAGGTGCTTACAAGGGAGGCGGTAGGTGACAAGAGTGGTCGCCTCATTGTGGTCGCCATTGTTGGTATCGGAGGGATTGGTAAGACTACCCTCGGCAAGAAGGTCTTCAATGATGAGGCCATCGAAGGCAAGTTTACTAAGAAGATATGGCTTAGCATCACACAAGATTTCACCGATGTTGAGTTGTTAAGTACGACCATCACTGCCATTGGGGCAGATCTTCCTGGAGGGGGTGGGGCTCAAGACAAGGCCCTACTTGTCGATGCTCTCAAGAACTCCATCAAGGACAAGAAGTTCTTTCTTGTACTAGATGACCTGTGGGATGTTGATGCATGGAACAAACATCTAATGACTCCCTTTAGCTATGGTGGCCCCGGTAGTAGAGTCCTCATCACCACCAGACATGACACTGTAGCCCGAAGCATGAAAGCCTTTCATCCCTACCATCATGTTGACAAATTAGCTCCACAAGATGCTTGGTCATTGCTCAAGAAGCAG GTACTCACAGGAGAGGAAAATGAACCAGAAGTTGATATGCTAGAAGATATTGGCCTGCAGATTATAGCAAAATGTGATGGCTTACCACTTGCTGTAAAAGTTATGGGTGGACTCCTATGCAAGAAGGAGAAAACACGACGTGATTGGCAAGACGTCTTGAATGATGATATGTGGTCAGTATCTCAAATGTCAAAGGAACTAAATTATGCCATATATCTTAGCTATCAGGATTTGTCCCCTTACTTAAAACAGTGCTTCTTGCACTTCTCCCTCAAACCAAAAAAGACAGTGATAAATGATACTGAAATTGTGTCCATGTGGGTTGGTGAAGGATTGGTTGAAGGAGACACATATACTCGTAGTTTGGAAGAAGGGAATAAGTACTATAAGGAGCTAATAGTAAGGAACCTTATAGAGGTAGATACAGATTACCCTAGTCAACTTATTTGCAACATGCATGATGTCATTCGCTCATTTGCTCAATTTGTGGCTAGGGATGAAGCACTGTTAGTTCATAGTGGAGAGACCATTAAAAAAAAACTTGGAGCTCAAAGTTTTCTTAGGTTGTCTATAGAAACCAAAGGAGTAGAATGCGATGAATTTGAGTGGAGGTATTTAAGAGAGCAGAAATCTCTTAGGACACTGATAGTAACTGGAAACCTCAAACTTCAGTCTGGTGATTCATTGGTTACCTTTTCTAGTCTACGGACTCTACATATTGAAGGTGTGAATATGGCTGCACTGCTCGAATATGTGTGCCAACTCAAGCACTTGAGATATTTGGCATTAAAGAGGACTGATATGTGTAGACTACCAGAGAACATCCATGGGATGAAATTCCTGCAGCATATTAGCCTTGAAGGTTGTGAAAGTCTCATGAAACTTCCTGATAGCATTATCAAGCTGCAAGGGTTGAGGTTCCTTGATATTGATGACACGCTTGTAAATAGTATCCCAAGGGGTTTTCGGGCTCTTACAAATTTGAGGGTACTATACGGGTTTCCGGCCTATATTGATGGTGACTGGTGTAGTTTGGAAGAGTTGGGGTCTCTTTCCCAGCTCAATGAACTTTCACTAGAGAGCCTAGAAAATGTATCTAGTGCCTTGTTGGCTGCAAAGGCGAGGGTAGATGCAAAGAAACAACTCACCTATCTTGGTTTAAAATGTGGTGGTAGAGTGGGAGATGGGTTGGTCCAAGGAGAAGTCTCTGAGTCTAAGGAGGAGGAGCAGATGATTGAGGCGGTGTTTGATGTGCTATGTCCTCAGCCTTGCATAGAATACATCAGCATAAAAAGGTATTTTGGTCGCCGGCTCCCAGGCTGGATGACGTCCACAGTTATGGTGCCTCTCGAGAGCTTGAAGATTCTTGTCCTCGAACACCTGCCCTGCTGCACCCAACTCCCAGATGGCTTGTGCAGGCTCCCGTATTTGGAGTGGATAAAAGTGATGAATGCTCCAGTAATCAAGTGTATTGGTCCTGAATTCGTTCAACAGTACAATCAGCTGCACCGTCCTTCATCTCAGTTGGCTGCTACGTTTCCCAAACTCCAGCAGATGCATTTTGACGGAATGGAGGAATGGGGGGAATGGGTTTGGGAGACGGAAGTGAAAGCTATGCCCTTATTGGAGGTACTTCGTATCACATCTTGCAAACTGGGTCGTATGCCTCCAGGACTTATGTCCCATGCAATAGCTTTGAAGAAGCTAACAATACGGCGCGTCCGAGGTCTCCACTCTCTAGAGAACTTTGTTTCTGTAGTTGAGCTCGACCTGTATGACATACCTGAATTGGCCATGATCTCCAATATTCCAAAATTACAAAAGCTTACAATCAAGTGCTGCCCAAAGCTCGAGATGCTGCAGGAGATGGCTGCACTCCGGAGACTCGAGCTGAGAGTTTTCCGCAGGGAAAATCAACTTCCAGTCTACCTGCCGACTGTGAAGCCTAGTCATTTGCTGCTGACCTGCAGCCTTGAAGTACTCACTTCCATGGCTGAGGGTGAATCTAGCTCCGAGTGGGACAAGTTCAGTCATATCAAGCAAGTCGAGGCTTATGCAGAGGAAGGAGGAGATGAGAAGAAATGGCACGTGCTCTACACATCTGAGTCCTCCAACATACAGACAAATATTCATCAG gATCGATTGGTCGAAGAAGAGGAGTAG